A part of Pararhizobium sp. A13 genomic DNA contains:
- a CDS encoding ABC transporter permease: MADSLRIKLTGRAILVLVFGFLYLPIAVLVLLSFNASGLPTTWSGFSLRWYASLAGNSDILHAAWNTLVVAIFSTLIATVLGTMLALGMETRKRRSTPLEALAFAPMVIPDIVLAVALLTLFSRLNVTMGLHTIVISHVIFDLAFVCSVVRARLKNFDFSIVEASRDLGASAFTTFWRVTFPVLLPAIVAGALLAFTLSVDEFIIAFFTSGAGRSSITLPMQIYSMIRFGVTPEINALATIVMGVSATALLLSQWLNKEQMTR; the protein is encoded by the coding sequence ATGGCTGACTCGCTGCGCATCAAGCTGACGGGGAGAGCGATCCTCGTTCTTGTCTTCGGTTTTCTCTACCTGCCGATTGCGGTGCTGGTTCTCCTGTCGTTCAATGCAAGCGGCCTGCCGACGACCTGGTCGGGCTTTTCGTTGCGCTGGTACGCTTCGCTGGCGGGCAACAGCGATATTCTCCATGCCGCGTGGAACACGCTGGTTGTTGCCATCTTCTCCACCCTTATTGCCACCGTGCTCGGCACGATGCTGGCGCTCGGCATGGAGACACGGAAGCGCAGGAGCACGCCGCTGGAGGCGCTTGCCTTCGCGCCGATGGTTATTCCCGACATCGTGCTGGCGGTGGCGCTGCTCACCCTGTTTTCGCGGTTGAATGTGACCATGGGTCTGCACACGATCGTCATCAGCCATGTGATTTTCGACCTTGCCTTCGTTTGCTCCGTCGTGCGGGCGCGGTTGAAGAATTTCGATTTCTCGATCGTCGAGGCCTCGCGCGACCTCGGCGCCTCGGCCTTCACCACCTTCTGGCGCGTGACCTTCCCGGTGCTGCTGCCGGCCATCGTCGCCGGCGCGCTGCTCGCCTTCACCCTGTCGGTCGATGAATTCATCATCGCCTTCTTCACCTCCGGCGCCGGACGTTCCTCGATCACGCTGCCGATGCAGATCTATTCGATGATCCGTTTCGGCGTAACGCCGGAAATCAATGCGCTTGCCACCATCGTCATGGGCGTCAGCGCGACTGCGCTGCTGCTTTCGCAATGGCTAAACAAAGAACAGATGACCCGATGA
- a CDS encoding VOC family protein, translating to MPINRIVLYAQDVEETVRFYEKHFRFEASRQAGDGIIELVSQDNGANLMIHQAAKGQRSGQSTVKLVFDVEDLEAFCALRAKDGLEFGTIHQADGYMFANAKDPCKNSISVSSRAFRKTA from the coding sequence TTGCCAATAAACAGAATAGTGCTCTACGCGCAGGACGTCGAGGAGACCGTTCGTTTCTACGAAAAACACTTTAGGTTTGAAGCGTCCAGACAGGCCGGCGACGGGATCATTGAACTGGTTAGCCAGGACAATGGGGCAAATTTGATGATCCACCAAGCTGCCAAGGGACAACGAAGCGGCCAATCAACCGTCAAATTGGTCTTCGACGTAGAGGACCTCGAAGCCTTTTGCGCTCTTCGCGCGAAAGACGGACTCGAATTCGGAACCATCCATCAGGCAGATGGATACATGTTCGCCAATGCTAAGGACCCTTGCAAAAACTCAATCTCAGTTTCAAGCCGAGCCTTCCGGAAAACCGCCTAA
- a CDS encoding ABC transporter ATP-binding protein, with product MNIDFKAPVLAVDTVVKRFGKTVAVDGLSLDIRENEFFALLGPSGCGKTTLLRMIAGFEQPDEGRIRLSGSDITDQAPEKRPLNLMFQSYALFPHMTVRQNLAYGLEMEHLAKGEISARVEEMLKTTDLQALAERKPAELSGGQKQRVALARALIKRPRVLLLDEPLGALDKKLREKMQLELKRLQNEVGITFIIVTHDQEEALVMADRVAVLKDGRILQCGTPQEVYERPANRFVAGFIGVMNFIEGEIGADALFRAAGETLACDLGGLKRNEKAVLAIRPENIALRPAGIGIAGTVVDVAYHGLDRQLYVKTALQSAPLQVRVAAAGPEVAAAQTGATVSLGFDAAACRIFQD from the coding sequence ATGAACATTGACTTCAAAGCCCCGGTTCTGGCGGTCGATACGGTGGTGAAGCGTTTCGGCAAGACGGTTGCCGTCGACGGGCTGTCGCTCGATATCCGCGAAAACGAGTTCTTCGCGCTGCTTGGGCCATCGGGCTGCGGCAAGACCACGCTGCTCAGGATGATCGCCGGGTTCGAGCAGCCGGACGAGGGGCGGATCAGGCTTTCCGGCAGCGATATCACCGATCAGGCGCCGGAAAAGCGACCGCTCAACCTGATGTTCCAGTCCTATGCCCTGTTTCCGCATATGACGGTCCGGCAGAATCTCGCCTATGGCCTCGAAATGGAACACCTCGCCAAGGGTGAGATTTCCGCCCGCGTCGAGGAGATGCTGAAGACGACGGATCTCCAGGCACTGGCCGAACGCAAACCGGCCGAGCTTTCCGGCGGTCAGAAACAGCGGGTGGCTTTGGCCCGCGCGCTGATCAAGCGGCCGAGGGTGCTTTTGCTCGACGAACCGCTCGGCGCGCTTGACAAGAAACTGCGCGAAAAAATGCAGCTGGAACTGAAACGGCTGCAGAACGAGGTCGGCATCACCTTCATCATCGTCACCCACGATCAGGAAGAGGCGCTGGTCATGGCCGACCGGGTCGCGGTGCTGAAGGATGGCCGTATCCTGCAATGCGGCACGCCGCAAGAAGTCTACGAGCGGCCCGCCAACCGTTTCGTCGCGGGCTTCATCGGCGTGATGAATTTCATTGAGGGCGAGATCGGCGCCGATGCCCTGTTTCGGGCCGCTGGCGAAACGCTTGCGTGCGATCTTGGTGGGCTGAAGCGAAATGAGAAGGCGGTGCTTGCAATCAGGCCGGAAAATATCGCCCTGAGGCCCGCGGGCATCGGTATCGCCGGCACGGTCGTCGATGTCGCCTATCACGGTCTCGACCGGCAGCTCTACGTCAAAACGGCGCTGCAATCGGCGCCCCTTCAGGTCCGCGTGGCGGCGGCTGGACCTGAAGTGGCCGCTGCGCAAACCGGGGCGACGGTGTCACTCGGCTTTGATGCAGCGGCCTGCCGGATTTTCCAGGACTAG
- a CDS encoding RidA family protein, with product MAKRNAIFPANRHALYEEHGYSAAIRSGDLLFVSGQVGSRPDGTSEPDFGRQVQLAFDNLQATLKAGGCTVDDIIDVTTFHTDPENQFGTIMAVKQQIFSEPPYPNWTAIGVNWLAGFDFEIKVIARIPSDA from the coding sequence ATGGCTAAGCGTAACGCAATCTTTCCTGCAAACAGGCACGCTCTTTATGAGGAACACGGCTATTCAGCCGCGATTCGCTCCGGCGACCTCCTCTTCGTATCCGGACAGGTCGGCAGCCGTCCCGACGGGACTTCTGAACCTGATTTCGGGCGCCAGGTCCAACTGGCCTTCGACAACCTTCAGGCAACGCTTAAAGCTGGAGGCTGCACCGTTGACGATATCATTGATGTCACTACGTTCCACACGGACCCCGAGAACCAGTTCGGGACCATTATGGCTGTCAAACAACAGATTTTCAGCGAGCCGCCTTATCCGAACTGGACCGCAATCGGTGTGAACTGGCTTGCTGGGTTCGATTTCGAGATCAAGGTCATCGCCCGCATTCCTTCGGATGCCTAG
- a CDS encoding cupin domain-containing protein: MVELKTSSAPHIYNATIYDDLVDWGTQPDSVEGQSKSTGRLVHKGPNNQPESGIWVCTPGRWRLSIPRDEFCHFVAGRAVYRSDEGEVIEVEAGTVVMFPGGWTGECHVIETMRNIYMLV, translated from the coding sequence ATGGTTGAACTCAAAACATCGTCCGCGCCGCACATCTACAACGCCACAATCTATGATGATCTTGTCGACTGGGGCACACAGCCAGACAGTGTCGAGGGTCAGTCGAAATCGACCGGTCGGCTCGTCCACAAGGGGCCGAACAACCAGCCCGAATCCGGTATCTGGGTCTGCACGCCGGGCCGCTGGCGGCTATCGATCCCGCGCGACGAATTCTGCCATTTCGTTGCCGGCCGGGCGGTCTATCGCTCGGACGAGGGCGAGGTGATCGAAGTCGAGGCGGGCACCGTCGTCATGTTCCCCGGCGGCTGGACCGGCGAGTGCCACGTGATCGAGACCATGCGCAACATCTACATGCTGGTCTGA
- a CDS encoding aldehyde dehydrogenase family protein has protein sequence MQDRLYIDGEWIRPEKGGTLDVINPATEEIIHKAPAGTSGDIDKAVKAARYAFDSGPWPRFTGTERAVYLRAIASKIIEKREFLAKLEVADNGKPLPEALWDIDDVAGCFNYYAGLAEELDHSPEETIPLSEPRFSSRVVREPLGVVGAITPWNYPLLMVAWKVAPALAAGCTMVLKPSELTPLTALELGVIAEEVDLPAGVLNIVTGTGPQAGEPLTEHPLVDKLAFTGSVSTGRKVMMAGAQDIKNVSLELGGKSPFVIFADSDIDKAVEWIMFGIFWNQGQVCSATSRVLVEASIYDAVVSRLCEEAAKIKIGSGMTEGTLLGPIVSKGQYDKIVSAIERARIDGATVAAGGSRPAGLNSGYFIEPTVLTDMSEDSYVWKEEIFGPVVCVKPFKDEDEAIRVANDSRFGLAAAVMSKDVMRAERVAEAFRAGIVWVNCSQPTFTEAPWGGYKQSGIGRELGRWGLSNYLETKQITRFNSDEPWGWYIKR, from the coding sequence ATGCAGGACAGGCTTTATATCGACGGAGAATGGATAAGGCCGGAAAAGGGCGGGACGCTGGATGTCATCAATCCCGCCACCGAAGAGATCATCCACAAGGCCCCCGCCGGCACCAGCGGCGATATCGACAAGGCCGTCAAAGCCGCGCGCTACGCCTTCGATTCCGGCCCATGGCCGCGTTTCACGGGGACCGAGCGTGCCGTTTATCTGCGCGCCATCGCCTCGAAGATTATCGAGAAGCGGGAGTTTCTCGCCAAGCTCGAAGTCGCCGACAACGGCAAGCCCCTGCCCGAAGCGCTGTGGGACATCGACGATGTCGCCGGCTGCTTCAACTATTATGCCGGGCTTGCCGAGGAACTCGATCACAGTCCGGAGGAAACGATTCCGCTCAGCGAACCGCGTTTCTCCTCACGCGTGGTGCGCGAACCGCTCGGCGTCGTCGGCGCCATCACACCATGGAACTATCCGCTGCTGATGGTCGCCTGGAAGGTGGCCCCTGCCCTTGCCGCCGGCTGCACCATGGTGCTGAAACCCTCGGAACTGACGCCGCTCACCGCGCTTGAACTTGGCGTCATTGCCGAGGAGGTCGACCTTCCGGCCGGCGTGCTCAACATCGTCACCGGTACCGGCCCGCAGGCCGGCGAGCCGTTGACCGAGCATCCGCTGGTCGACAAGCTCGCCTTCACCGGCTCGGTCTCCACCGGCCGCAAGGTGATGATGGCGGGCGCGCAGGACATCAAGAATGTCAGCCTCGAACTTGGCGGCAAATCGCCCTTCGTCATCTTCGCCGACAGCGATATCGACAAGGCCGTCGAATGGATCATGTTCGGCATCTTCTGGAACCAGGGCCAGGTCTGTTCGGCCACCTCGCGCGTGCTGGTCGAGGCGAGCATCTACGACGCCGTCGTTTCGCGGCTGTGCGAGGAAGCGGCGAAGATCAAGATCGGCAGCGGCATGACCGAGGGCACGCTGCTTGGCCCGATCGTTTCCAAGGGGCAATACGACAAGATCGTTTCGGCGATCGAGCGTGCCCGCATCGACGGCGCGACGGTTGCAGCAGGCGGCAGCCGCCCGGCCGGCCTCAACAGCGGCTATTTCATCGAGCCGACGGTCCTGACCGACATGAGCGAGGACAGCTACGTCTGGAAGGAGGAGATCTTCGGGCCTGTCGTCTGCGTCAAGCCGTTCAAGGACGAGGACGAGGCCATCCGCGTGGCCAATGACAGCCGCTTCGGGCTTGCGGCTGCCGTCATGTCGAAGGACGTGATGCGCGCCGAACGCGTGGCCGAGGCTTTCCGCGCCGGCATCGTCTGGGTCAACTGCTCGCAGCCGACCTTCACCGAGGCTCCCTGGGGCGGCTACAAACAATCCGGCATCGGCCGCGAACTGGGCCGCTGGGGACTGTCGAACTATCTGGAGACGAAGCAGATCACCCGGTTCAACAGCGACGAGCCGTGGGGGTGGTATATTAAAAGGTGA
- a CDS encoding glycosyltransferase encodes MSKTIAFFPEAAFGPALNSVGIAQAVEALGHKAVFLSDPGFVDVYKGYGFEAYPVNLSAPMPPEQMAKFWEDFINGHISNFRKSPYDQIDNYVKDCWEAIVDSAKWAEKDLPGVLAKIKPDLICVDNVILFPAIKQFGKPWVRIISCSENEIEDPKIPPHLSGCRQDDLEGHAAYREKFNAVIKPIHDDFNAFLDSTGEDAYPIGQFFEASPVMNLLLYPESVKFDRAHPLDPKRFQYLEGCVRKEKPYEVPTFAENNDKPLLYISFGSLGAGDTGLLKRLITTLGKLPYRALVNVGDYKEQYDNLPSNVIVESWFPQPSVIPQIDAAIHHGGNNSFTECLYFGKPAIIMPYVWDGHDNATRVDETGHGFKMPRYDWTDEELAAKLDACINDPKMKAKLAATSAHMQAQNGPKKAADILDQLAGTGKFDG; translated from the coding sequence ATGTCCAAGACGATAGCATTCTTCCCCGAGGCGGCTTTCGGCCCGGCGCTGAACTCCGTCGGCATCGCCCAGGCTGTCGAAGCGCTCGGCCACAAGGCGGTCTTCCTGTCCGACCCCGGCTTCGTCGATGTTTACAAGGGGTATGGTTTCGAGGCGTATCCGGTGAACCTCTCGGCGCCGATGCCGCCGGAACAGATGGCAAAATTCTGGGAAGACTTCATCAACGGTCACATTTCGAACTTCCGCAAATCGCCTTACGACCAGATCGACAACTACGTGAAGGATTGCTGGGAGGCGATTGTCGACAGCGCCAAGTGGGCTGAAAAAGATCTTCCGGGCGTACTGGCGAAGATCAAACCGGACCTGATCTGCGTCGACAACGTCATCCTGTTCCCGGCGATCAAGCAGTTCGGCAAGCCCTGGGTGCGCATCATCTCCTGCTCGGAAAACGAGATCGAGGACCCGAAGATCCCGCCGCATCTGTCCGGCTGCCGCCAGGATGATCTGGAAGGCCACGCCGCGTATCGCGAAAAATTCAACGCGGTGATCAAGCCGATCCACGATGATTTCAACGCTTTCCTCGACTCGACCGGCGAGGACGCCTATCCGATTGGCCAGTTCTTCGAGGCATCGCCCGTCATGAACCTGCTGCTTTACCCGGAATCGGTAAAGTTCGATCGCGCTCATCCGCTCGATCCGAAACGGTTCCAGTATCTGGAAGGGTGCGTGCGCAAGGAAAAGCCCTATGAGGTGCCGACCTTTGCCGAAAACAACGACAAGCCGCTGCTGTATATCTCTTTCGGCAGCCTCGGGGCCGGCGACACGGGTCTTCTGAAACGCCTGATCACCACCCTCGGCAAGCTGCCCTATCGGGCGCTCGTCAATGTCGGCGACTACAAGGAACAGTACGACAACCTGCCTAGCAACGTCATCGTCGAAAGCTGGTTTCCGCAGCCTTCGGTCATCCCGCAGATCGACGCTGCGATCCATCACGGCGGCAACAACTCCTTCACCGAGTGCCTCTATTTCGGCAAACCGGCGATCATCATGCCCTATGTCTGGGATGGTCATGACAATGCAACCCGCGTTGACGAGACCGGCCATGGCTTCAAGATGCCGCGTTACGACTGGACCGACGAGGAGCTTGCGGCCAAGCTCGACGCCTGCATCAACGATCCGAAGATGAAGGCGAAGCTGGCGGCGACCAGCGCCCATATGCAGGCGCAGAACGGGCCGAAGAAGGCGGCGGACATCCTCGATCAGCTGGCCGGGACGGGCAAGTTCGATGGCTGA
- a CDS encoding ABC transporter permease, translating to MALPAVAWLGLFMVVPCLIILAYGFLTRGLYGGIEYTFTLENFQRVFDPLYAKIFLASVRIAGIATLLAILIAYPAAYAICLAPKRTQPLLLFFAVLPFWSNYLIRTYAWIVLLNREGLINNLLRWLGYEGEPLALLYSEGAVITGLVYNYLPFVILAIYSSLSRLNSELIEASRDLGAGRVRTFLRVTLPLTMPGIAAGGVFVFVLSIGNFVTPALLGGGRFQMIGNLVYDQFLTANDWPFGAALGMVLIAIMIALLLLQARASSRFSGETLGAANG from the coding sequence ATGGCTCTGCCGGCCGTTGCGTGGCTCGGCCTGTTCATGGTCGTGCCGTGCCTGATCATCCTCGCCTATGGATTTCTGACGCGGGGGCTCTACGGCGGCATCGAATACACGTTCACGCTCGAGAATTTTCAGCGCGTCTTCGATCCGCTCTATGCGAAGATATTCCTCGCCTCCGTGCGTATTGCCGGGATTGCGACGCTGCTGGCGATCCTGATCGCCTATCCCGCGGCCTACGCCATCTGCCTGGCTCCGAAGCGCACGCAGCCGCTGTTGCTGTTTTTTGCCGTCCTGCCTTTCTGGAGCAATTATCTGATCCGCACCTATGCCTGGATCGTGTTGCTCAACCGCGAGGGGCTGATCAACAATCTGCTGCGCTGGCTCGGCTATGAGGGCGAACCGCTGGCTTTGCTCTACAGCGAAGGTGCTGTGATTACCGGCCTCGTTTACAACTATCTGCCTTTCGTGATCCTGGCGATCTATTCCAGCCTGTCGCGGCTGAACAGCGAATTGATCGAAGCCTCGCGTGATCTTGGGGCAGGGCGGGTACGGACCTTCCTGCGGGTGACTTTGCCGCTCACGATGCCCGGCATTGCTGCCGGCGGCGTCTTCGTCTTCGTGTTGTCGATCGGCAATTTCGTCACCCCGGCGCTGCTCGGCGGCGGCCGGTTCCAGATGATTGGCAATCTCGTCTACGACCAGTTCCTGACCGCCAATGACTGGCCGTTCGGCGCCGCCCTCGGCATGGTGCTGATCGCCATCATGATCGCGCTGCTGCTCTTGCAGGCGCGCGCCTCATCCCGCTTCAGCGGCGAAACGCTGGGGGCTGCCAATGGCTGA
- a CDS encoding glycosyltransferase — protein MSQPKVIAFFPEASYGAALNCVGIAQELRRMGARPVFICHPGFRGVFSEYGFPEYQLQSAGSETPTDWTDFINRHQDAFRQTPLEQVKSYVAPTWEAIVDTAIAAEEPLRQLLAQLRPSVVVLDNVVMFPAIANAGVPWVRVVSCAETELRDPLVPPYLSGCGGKPGPDWSTFSGRYAKAVAPAQKRMNAFLADCGLSPLPPGEFLENSPFLNLLLSPRIVRFEREIPLDAQKFVCLDGCVRQEAPYTLPHFASHQDAPLVLTSFGSLGAMDVSMIKRMIGGFAELPYRFIVNVGPWRDDYSRIPDNVFLESWFPQPSVVEQSSLFIHHGGNNSFCEALYFGVPSLIMPFCWDGHDNARRADDVGVGRRIDRYRWTEEELASAITGLLDNPALNDKLSANSDAMKKAAGVTVAAKAILDLI, from the coding sequence ATGAGCCAGCCCAAGGTAATCGCCTTTTTTCCGGAAGCCAGCTACGGCGCCGCGCTGAACTGCGTTGGCATTGCCCAGGAGCTTCGCCGGATGGGCGCGCGGCCGGTCTTCATCTGCCATCCCGGCTTTCGCGGTGTCTTCAGCGAATACGGTTTTCCAGAGTACCAGCTGCAATCGGCGGGCAGCGAAACCCCGACCGACTGGACCGATTTCATCAACCGCCATCAGGACGCGTTCCGGCAAACGCCGCTGGAGCAGGTGAAGAGCTATGTCGCTCCGACCTGGGAGGCGATCGTCGACACGGCAATTGCCGCCGAAGAGCCGCTTCGCCAGCTTCTGGCGCAGTTGAGGCCGTCGGTCGTCGTGCTCGACAACGTCGTGATGTTCCCGGCCATCGCCAATGCCGGTGTGCCTTGGGTCAGGGTCGTCTCCTGCGCCGAGACGGAGCTGCGCGATCCGCTCGTGCCGCCCTATCTTTCCGGCTGCGGCGGCAAGCCCGGTCCGGACTGGTCGACGTTTTCAGGGCGCTACGCCAAGGCCGTGGCTCCCGCACAAAAACGCATGAATGCCTTTCTCGCGGACTGCGGCCTGAGCCCTTTGCCGCCGGGCGAGTTCCTGGAAAACTCGCCTTTTCTCAATCTGCTTTTGTCGCCCCGCATTGTCCGTTTCGAACGCGAAATACCGCTCGACGCGCAAAAATTCGTCTGTCTCGACGGCTGCGTCCGGCAGGAGGCGCCCTATACGCTGCCGCACTTTGCCTCGCATCAGGATGCGCCGCTGGTGCTCACGAGCTTCGGCAGCCTTGGCGCCATGGACGTCTCGATGATCAAGCGGATGATCGGCGGCTTTGCCGAACTGCCCTACCGCTTCATCGTCAATGTCGGGCCATGGCGCGACGACTACAGCCGCATACCCGACAATGTCTTCCTCGAAAGCTGGTTTCCGCAGCCTTCCGTCGTCGAACAGTCGAGCCTGTTCATCCATCACGGCGGCAACAACAGCTTTTGCGAGGCGCTCTATTTCGGCGTGCCGTCGCTCATCATGCCGTTCTGCTGGGATGGCCACGACAATGCGCGTCGTGCGGACGACGTTGGCGTGGGGCGCCGGATCGATCGCTACCGCTGGACCGAGGAGGAACTCGCCTCCGCCATCACCGGCCTGCTCGACAATCCTGCTCTGAACGATAAACTCTCGGCCAATTCGGACGCGATGAAGAAGGCCGCTGGCGTCACGGTGGCAGCCAAGGCAATTCTCGACCTGATCTAA
- a CDS encoding GntR family transcriptional regulator — translation MAARSGHKAMEAEAKKVKYRHVELAQKILDIATERGMSRGERLPEQALASRCNVSRTPIRKALQFLAEKSIVEAEAEGGYLLAIDPASFPGLEDAAQPAEETELYNAILRDVSAGRISDAQTVASLQRRYEASRNAVQNALTRLAEDNLAERAAGQQWLIKQFAISGDAVAKSFEYRLSCEPLALTMPGFRRDVAAITSLRQSMEILRSMTESSFDQKLFERTDFDFHMLIAKSCGNPFMSEALSSHHRRRRSSQPPVHVNAFRLMQSNMEHIQMLEQIERGQMELAADLMRVHIQLSHSQRPRLAGRGVPPVFKVVG, via the coding sequence ATGGCAGCACGTTCAGGGCACAAGGCGATGGAAGCAGAGGCGAAGAAAGTCAAATATCGCCATGTCGAACTGGCGCAAAAAATACTTGATATCGCGACAGAACGGGGCATGAGCCGCGGTGAACGGCTTCCCGAACAGGCACTTGCCTCGCGCTGCAACGTCTCGCGCACCCCGATCCGCAAGGCCTTGCAGTTCCTTGCCGAGAAATCGATCGTCGAAGCGGAGGCCGAGGGCGGCTACCTGCTTGCCATCGACCCGGCCTCCTTTCCAGGCCTGGAGGATGCGGCTCAGCCGGCTGAAGAAACCGAGCTCTACAACGCCATCCTGCGCGACGTCTCGGCCGGCCGCATCAGCGACGCGCAAACGGTCGCCAGCCTGCAGCGGCGCTACGAGGCGTCGCGCAACGCGGTACAAAATGCGCTGACGAGGCTTGCCGAGGACAACCTCGCCGAACGCGCGGCCGGCCAGCAATGGCTGATCAAGCAGTTCGCCATCAGCGGCGATGCAGTCGCCAAGAGCTTCGAATACCGCCTCTCCTGTGAGCCTCTGGCACTCACCATGCCCGGCTTCCGCCGCGACGTCGCGGCGATCACCTCGCTCAGGCAATCCATGGAAATCCTGCGCTCGATGACGGAGAGCAGCTTTGACCAGAAGCTCTTCGAGCGCACCGACTTCGACTTCCACATGCTGATCGCCAAAAGCTGCGGCAATCCCTTCATGTCGGAGGCGCTGTCGAGTCACCACCGCCGCCGCCGATCGAGCCAACCGCCCGTGCATGTCAACGCCTTCCGGCTGATGCAGTCCAACATGGAGCACATCCAGATGCTGGAGCAGATCGAGCGCGGCCAGATGGAGCTTGCGGCCGACCTGATGCGCGTGCATATCCAGCTTTCCCATTCCCAGCGGCCGCGGCTGGCCGGACGCGGCGTCCCGCCTGTCTTCAAGGTGGTGGGCTAA
- a CDS encoding NIPSNAP family protein: MLNTPVTCEVRYRVDQGRIAEFQAYARTWIGLIERHGGTHHGYFIPREKPAGVGVSFPRVGEEGASDIAVALFTFPDETTYLRYRSKVAEDPHGIAANARFGENPPFDSYERIFLQPLPGSN; encoded by the coding sequence ATGTTGAATACTCCCGTTACCTGCGAAGTTCGCTACCGCGTTGATCAAGGCAGAATTGCGGAATTCCAAGCTTATGCCCGAACCTGGATCGGCCTCATCGAACGTCATGGCGGAACGCACCACGGCTATTTCATCCCTCGCGAAAAGCCGGCCGGTGTTGGCGTGAGCTTCCCGCGTGTGGGTGAGGAGGGAGCCAGCGATATTGCTGTCGCCCTCTTCACTTTTCCAGATGAGACGACCTACCTCCGCTATCGTAGTAAGGTCGCCGAAGATCCGCATGGCATTGCAGCAAACGCGCGTTTCGGCGAAAATCCACCGTTCGATAGCTATGAGCGCATCTTCCTACAGCCTCTTCCAGGAAGCAATTAA
- a CDS encoding spermidine/putrescine ABC transporter substrate-binding protein, which translates to MKTSVKLRLAGLASTAMLLSAGTALSADLVISNWAGYMAPDIAETFKAETGLTIEVVNHATNEEIMGKLMAGQGKGYDVVFVSSPFAHILNGQGLLEPLGVEKVPNLKNLYPQATKLAFDPGNTYAVPYAWGTTGLCYRSDLVEGTPDSWSYLLDPPAALKGKITMLSTDRWLMAAGLLYKGYSVNEKDPAKIEAAKNALIEAKKNLLAYDDTTFYSKLVSGEASLVQAWDGWCNYGIAENDKIKFVVPKEGSDLWIDTMVVMKNSEHKDAALKFVNYILEPKNHAWAASNIFYEVPNKPAMESLDPELVKKYPTMGVSPETLVKYEELQDLGEAQRDYSRAVSEIKAAN; encoded by the coding sequence TTGAAAACGTCAGTGAAACTGCGCCTGGCCGGTCTTGCGTCGACAGCCATGCTTCTGTCTGCCGGAACCGCGCTTTCGGCCGATCTGGTGATCTCCAACTGGGCCGGATACATGGCGCCGGATATCGCCGAGACCTTCAAGGCGGAAACCGGGCTCACCATCGAGGTGGTCAACCACGCCACCAACGAAGAAATCATGGGCAAGCTGATGGCGGGCCAGGGCAAGGGCTACGACGTCGTGTTCGTCTCTTCCCCCTTCGCGCATATCTTGAATGGGCAGGGGCTGCTCGAACCGCTTGGCGTCGAGAAGGTGCCGAACCTCAAGAACCTCTATCCGCAGGCAACCAAGCTCGCGTTCGATCCGGGCAATACCTATGCCGTTCCCTACGCCTGGGGAACGACGGGCCTTTGCTATCGTTCCGATCTCGTTGAAGGCACGCCGGACAGCTGGTCCTATCTGCTCGACCCGCCGGCGGCGCTGAAGGGCAAGATCACCATGCTCTCGACCGACCGCTGGCTGATGGCGGCGGGGTTGCTCTACAAGGGCTATTCCGTCAACGAAAAGGACCCGGCAAAGATCGAGGCGGCGAAAAACGCGCTGATCGAAGCCAAGAAGAACCTGCTCGCCTATGACGACACGACCTTCTATTCGAAGCTCGTTTCCGGCGAAGCCTCGCTGGTGCAGGCCTGGGACGGCTGGTGCAATTACGGCATCGCCGAAAACGACAAGATCAAGTTCGTCGTCCCGAAGGAAGGCTCCGACCTCTGGATCGACACCATGGTGGTGATGAAGAATTCCGAGCACAAGGACGCGGCGCTGAAGTTCGTGAACTACATTCTCGAGCCGAAGAACCATGCCTGGGCGGCGTCGAACATCTTCTACGAAGTGCCGAACAAGCCGGCCATGGAAAGCCTTGATCCGGAACTCGTCAAGAAATACCCAACCATGGGCGTCTCGCCTGAAACGCTCGTCAAATACGAGGAGCTTCAGGACCTCGGCGAGGCACAGCGCGACTATTCCCGTGCTGTGAGCGAGATCAAGGCGGCAAACTGA
- a CDS encoding cupin domain-containing protein → MTATPLMRKPLEETDLKDWGIIPTMIAGESRTTGKLIHKGPDGQSECGLWICTPGTWNCHVTRDEFCHFLEGRCTYVHESGEVIEIVPDTAAFFPQDWKGVCTVHETIKKVYMIR, encoded by the coding sequence ATGACCGCCACACCGCTGATGCGCAAGCCGCTCGAGGAAACCGATCTCAAGGACTGGGGCATCATCCCGACCATGATCGCGGGCGAAAGCCGTACGACCGGCAAGCTGATCCACAAGGGTCCGGACGGCCAGTCCGAATGCGGGCTGTGGATCTGCACGCCGGGCACATGGAACTGCCATGTGACCCGCGACGAGTTCTGCCACTTCCTCGAAGGCCGTTGTACCTATGTGCACGAAAGCGGGGAGGTGATCGAGATCGTGCCGGACACGGCAGCCTTCTTCCCGCAGGACTGGAAGGGTGTCTGCACCGTGCATGAGACGATCAAGAAGGTCTACATGATCCGCTGA